The nucleotide sequence GTTCGTACAATCTCGAGTAAGGATTATTTACTTTATCTAATCAGTTCACCATTTCTTGGAAGCTTTAAATTGAAATACGGATTAATGCCCAGGTATGATGTTTCCTTAAACTGTTGTATATTCAGAAACAACACGACCTGGATAAGCTTAAACGAAAGACCATTGGTGCGAACAATCTGTAAAAATCTGCACTACCGGTATATAACGTACAAAGAATGCTTTGACTGTACCTTTTCGTCTTTCGGACAAGCTACTGAAGCAGAGAACGATGGCAACTTCACCTTCTCCAGGCAGAGAgtgaataatataattatctcATAATCACTAATAAGTCTTGTTTTTTCCGGTCATATTCTTCGTTTGATTAATCTTTCAGCGGGATTATGCTAAGAGTCGCATATGGACTGTGATCAAAATCATGAGTGACTGCTCATGGGCTCTGACTGGATTTAGCTGCTGAAGATACATACTCGTAGTGAATCAAGAGCAATTAGAGTAAAGAGCAGCAGGTTAAGGCTGATGGGGGTAGATTATGAATGATAATGCACAAGTGTGTTTAAAAATCATTCCTTGAATTTCTGCGAAGCCGGTTCGAAATAGTGTCTGAGGCTTGCTTTTGGCCTGCTCGCGACCTGCCCTTTGCAAAATACAGAGAGCTCATCGACGTAAGGAGCTCAGCTTCCGCCAAGTCAAGACGCCATCTCCTTACCTCGATAATCGTACCCTGCCATGTCGGCCCCGCCCCCCACCGCTTCAAAAAATAAAGTATGGTGAAAAACACGCTTGTTGATCTTCTTCAGGCATATGAGTCCCCAACATTGCAGGGCGCATATTAAAGTTAGCAAGGGATGATTATCGTATTAGCGGTTCCACATGGCAagccaatgtgtgtgtatatattcatgtgtgtctatatattcatatatatgaatatatatatgtgtgtgtgtgcgtacatatatatatatatatgaatatatattcacatatagacatatatgtatatatatatatagagagagagagagagagagagatgtgtgtgtgtgtgtgtgtgtgtgtgtccgcgactttgggtgtttcaataattgtcgattttctaaaatttgctcgaatcccgggggcaagttaagaattggcgcctatgaattttctgagtttggaaatatattttttattaaaatcaaagaatatctcgcattctctattttcaattgaaagttttgataaaattatgatttagacaccgcttcgaacgccaaataacgcctcgtttgctgttgtcggtataactattttatttttaaaatacctcaatattatacttttctttaatatttttgcatcaaaattatttatattataaattaatattatataaagttctgtaattgccataagactaatttttcaattagtaggcttgacttctctttactctgtgttctctcccaccgaatagggctttggtcgccgagagcatgctttggctctcggacttctcacttcgcttaaatgatttgaagtaacatattctatttaacaagaggctataaaatggaaggattctagtaattattttatttggaagattatatattgcatactatatatgccatatctccgactgcgccgttctctagtttctgttacaacaacagctctgtttatgtcttcacatcagtctttcacagttttgattatggccaggtattaatgaacttttgggtttccacatatcgatttcatgcatatcataggccaagtatgcaaacttcacatctgtggtcagatgttgggaaatgaaatctttcacactcagattacacagtttttctgcagtgaaattgtgcttctccttatttttgaatagggctggtgtgtatggccatttttcacgaattactcttttcaagatctttgcaacttcatcgacgtaatcatgatcaacagccaagggaagaagtgtaccatctgcattatacagatctCTGTaggtggacgagaagtagctgctaggaaagccaagttcacagccaatcctggtatacctccttgaagtttcaatagcagttctgaaaagagtcattccattactgttcacagcagaacgccagcacatgaaattaacttttgcaaaatcaaaaatacttctgattgttcttggattttttttttcagtgctttcagacactttatggtgttgttctttgttCCAATCtaggatttattgggcaaatcaccatcacaaactccttccagcttggtcaatatggtgtgaatggtcaggcagatgtgtaggagggaactaaaaaaaatcccagccacctgacaccaactggcaaaagacatttctgcaatatcttcactgttgcatataaatgggacttctgcattgttggtctgcttccatttcagtctgttaaattcccgtctttgcgcctgataatcaacacttccgagtgatccattgcttccttgtacttttgcatcataccaatctatatcttccttgaggatttctcggggttgtttctttgccttgaatgacacaatcacagttttcgagaattttgtcttcagtgttacatttctgatggagtcgtagtactctttctttattttctttattttttcattcatataccaaggtgatattgtcttaatgccgaatttgctatacagcacagcaatttccgcctgcaacttggataaaatctgagattccgtaatagtcaaattattgcatggcaagctatcttttgagcatccttttaatgtctggttaccatgtccttttaaggcacagcatcgagcaagaatgtcactcttcgtcagtggtcaaGGTGGCaatacatcaatggtaccaaactctttcagtatacgtgtatcggcactacgcaaaccaccacgtcgaagtgccatattgccactgacgagatcgtcaccacaatataggcgagcgagtaatgtggattattaaggtagcacaagtttatatggaattgcatagtgactgggaatctttacggaagtccccaggaatcattcgcaatgacctaagttaccctatgtttgattctgccataatgtcggatgaaccgataTGCcattccgtgggtcatgcgggtcacagccaggccggctgaggccgccgcacctcatcccagcgccggaaatggtattatactttaatcaaacattgcgaatagtagatattttttaatttgtctaatattttgcatgtcgtcatttaagcatagtaggcgcctgtttagaacttgctgaatgattctgaaaaagtcggatttattgaaacaccctagtgtgcgtgtgtgtgtgtgtgtgtgtgtgtgtgtgtgtgtgtgtgtgtgtgtgtgtgtgtgtgtgcgtgtgtgtgtgcgtatgtgtgcgtgcgtgtgtgtatgtgtgtgtgtgtgtgtgtgtgtgtgtgtgtgtgtgtatgtgtgtgtgtatgcatatatacatatatgtatatataaatgtgtatatatatagatgtttgtttgtttgtgtgtgcttatatgtatatatatgcatacatacacatgcacacatacacacacatatatgtgtgtgtatatatatatgtatatatatatagacatgtgtgtgtgtgtgcgtgcttatatatatatatatatatatatatatatatatatatgtatatgtatacatatatacatacatatatatatatatatatatatatatatatatatatatatatatatatatatttgtatatacatatataggcacacatccacacacacacacacacacacacacacacacacacacacacacacacacacacacacatatatatatatatatatatatatatatatatatatatatatatatatatatatatatatatatatatacccacacacacatttcatttgtatacacatatataaacacacactcacacacagatatatatatatatatatatatatatatatatatatatatatatatatattcactttaacTAAAAGATCtattttaagattatttttctcGTAGTCTAGAATCTCTAGAGATGACGCAATCAGCCTGAGTTAAGCTATCATTTGATTTCcaaatatgtttttacatatcttAAGACTTAATGTTAGTTAAAAACACTACGTAATTAACAAAGTTATTCTTCGTAATCATTGATTGTAAGTATAAAATTTGTCAATTATATAATTCAAAGAAACTACTACGTAACCTGTATTTAATATTCTGTCTTGAAGTAAataaatcataacatcaatacagtaagaaaataatagaaacaaaactaAATTGTAATCCTACAAGAGTATACGTTTgacaaataatgaaattaactttaattattatattatatttaaggcCAAACTATTGTTTTAAAGGCTAAATAAAGTGTCAAATGTTATTCCCATTTTTACCATTTCCTCTCCGGCGACCTGTGCTCGGTTCGAGTGGCAGGCCCCCAAGGCTCGTCCCGATTTATGTCGTATTCAGCACCAACATAGCACTACAGGAAGTGGCAACATGAGAAAATTAAAACTCTTTGTGTACTTGAGAGGCGTGATCTCATTTCAAAGCAAACAATGCACGAAAAATATCCAGTCTTTCCACTTAGCGAGGCCAGAAATTATGCAATGTTCCAGGTCCTTCATCCCGCGGAGGAACTTGCTCTTCCCATCCACAAAAACTACAAACCATGTCCtggaattaaagaaaataaaccgTGTGCCCTTTAGCGTAATGTGCTGGCAAGCTTTTCAGCGGAGTAGACACGAGGGTAAAAGGTCACTGGAGGTCAAGATGGAAATCCCGAGAAATGGACGTCTCGCTGCCAGCCACACTAGGACTGGTCACGGCCTTCTGCTGGGACATGAACAGAGAGAATAACGTCAATGAACGCGAATTCCTCCTGGCTGCAATGGTTGGGAATATTTCTAGGATGGAGGTAATATGTCACATGGTTATTTGGTCTCTCAAATCATTCCAGGGGCCAGGGTGTGACCTGCATCATCACTGTTGGTATTCGTGAATAGATTAGAACTTATTAAATTATAAGCAAAATTCGTGCTGTAACTATGATATAATAAGAGCAGAACAGCCAGAGGATTACATTTTATTGTTCATAAAAGGTCACAAGTGTAATGACAAGACATGCTTTTGAGTCACCTGCTTCAGATTTGTCATAGGATTCAGGATTTCTCTCCGTCAGTAGAGGAGACCATCACTATAGAGTTTTAGTTATTGGGCTGGATGAAACAGACAATACACTAAGATTCATGACTTTGTTTCCAGTTGATGACGTTAGATACTGTGCTCCATTTGTCTCTCAGCAAGATACTAAGATTAATTTTATCTAAATGTGAAAGGATGAAGGCTTGGAGATCATAGTTAATGCTGGAGCTGTGATGGAACTGTAGTAcaaattcttgtatttttttttataattttcttaattcctccttttaatttttgatattattgttatctttcagTCTCCTCAGCTATTAGAATTCGTTCCAACCCTTGTCAATATCATTCCCATCTGGTGATTTATGAAAAAATTCTGTGAGCCTTCTTCATTGATGTCTTgtccatatattttatacattagtACTGTATTTTTTGGTACTGTCTATTATGTTTCTGTATAGTGTGCTAAtggttacaataaaataaaattatgaatttGTTCAAGAGGCATCCAGAACCCCATGTATTCAAACAAGTAGATATAGTAAGACTCAGTCATTTGTCCTGTTAAATCTTTTAAGATTTTTCTACCTTTAAACTTCTTTGGAAGAAAGGAACAAAGGATTAACACTTAATTAATtgagttatttatatttatgcatacagatGGCTGAACAAATTATTGTAATTTCAGTTTGAAGTATTCAACATAACACCTTGTTTTGAAGTTTTGACGGTGATATGCACTCATCTTTTATGCTTCACCAATATGTGTGATGGCAATTATGTGAAGATTATTGGTATTTTTTCCAGATATGTTCCTATAATTATTGCAAaggaaattaaattatatataccatCTTTTCCCCCTCACgcttaatatgtacacacataaaagcTGTTAGatatggtgtgtgtttgtctaatttatttttccttaccATTTTCAAGGAATTCCTAAAGAAGGGTGTGGATGTAAATTGTCGTCACCCGTATGGTTGGACAGCTCTTCATTCAGCAGCTGCTAATAGTCGTCCAGAATCTGTGAGATTCTTACTTAAAAATGGGGCAGATCCAAACTTGGCAGATACGTTTTCAAATATATATCAGGTAGGTAAAGTAAGAATGTGTTGAtttgtaataaatgaataaaattttTGTTAATGGTGATCTACTATGTAAGATAACTATAGAAAGAGTatttgaaaatgagaataaattttacttttttttaaattaaaattttactttttttcttggaAGAATTTTGAAAATTCTAGTGTTTTTTAAAGATTAATATAGTACTTTTTCCTTAATCTTGGAATGTAAATGCTGTTATATAGTTGATAGGCATTTAGTATAGTATATAGTACTTTTTCCTTAATCTTGGAATGTAAATGCTGTTATATAGTTGATAGGCATTTCAGGTGTAAGAATTACAAATAATGTTCACTCAGAACTTTATCACTGGTCATTAAAGATAGGGCAGTGAATAAGAGCTACAAATGAAGTAGATATATTGTAACAGTAATTTACATACACTAAAAGATAGCAGGATTTAGTTATAGAATTAAATTTGTGATTTTATTCATTGTCATATTATTCATTATGAATTACTTTAATAACTCTGTTTGCCTTTTCCAGGTTGCACGTGAAAACAGAACATCACCTGTAAGTGTTGAAGCAATAAGAGAGGGTGAGTTTTGCACATTGTTCAACCATAGTCGTATGTTCCGTGGGTGTACAGCCCTCCACTATGCTGTACTTGCCAATGACCCAGAGAGTATTCAGATATTACTAGATGCTGGTGCAAACCCAATGCTTGAAAATGAATATCGTTTCAAACCAGAAGATTACTCAAGAGATACTGGGATGAGGACAATGATGCAGAGGCATTCCGAAAAATACATTGCCaagcaaaagaaggaagaaatggaagaacgaAGGAAATTTCCCCTAGAACAAAGAATCAAACAGAGAATAATTGGCCAAGAGGGAGCCATAGCAACAGTTGCTGGTGCtataaggaggaaagagaatggtTGGTACGATGAAGAACACCCGCTTGTGTTCCTCTTCCTTGGTTCTTCAGGAATAGGTAAGACAGAGCTGGCCAAGCAGGTGGCTGAATATCTACACAAGGGAAAGAAATCCTCTTTCATTCGCATTGACATGTCAGAGTACCAGCAGAGGCATGAAGTGGCCAAGTTCATTGGTTCCCCCCCTGGATATGTTGGGCACGACGATGGAGGGCAGCTAACCAAGAAGCTGAGAGAGTGCCCCAATGCTGTGGTTTTATTTGATGAAGTAGAAAAAGCACATCCTGACGTTCTTACCATTCTGCTGCAGCTGTTCGATGAAGGTAGACTAacagatggaaaaggaaagactatTGAGTGTAAGGTAATAGGACACTGAAATTTTTTGTTAGATATTATTGTATTAGAGACTAAACAAGTAATGATATATGGAAGGTCATTTGTAAAAGTTAGAGTAATTATTTTAGATGAGTAACATGATGTTCagtaatatattttctttgcaGGATGCAATCTTCATCATGACATCAAACCTCGCAAGTGATGAGATTGCTGAATATGGAATACAGCTGAGAGAAGAAGCTGATAAAATTAGCAAAACTAGATATGAAGGACAGCCTGAAGATCTAGAAATTACTGAGACTATCACTGTATCACGGAGGTGagaattcttttctttatcatgtaACCTGTAAAGATGATGGCCA is from Penaeus chinensis breed Huanghai No. 1 chromosome 36, ASM1920278v2, whole genome shotgun sequence and encodes:
- the LOC125045078 gene encoding caseinolytic peptidase B protein homolog codes for the protein MDVSLPATLGLVTAFCWDMNRENNVNEREFLLAAMVGNISRMEEFLKKGVDVNCRHPYGWTALHSAAANSRPESVRFLLKNGADPNLADTFSNIYQVARENRTSPVSVEAIREGEFCTLFNHSRMFRGCTALHYAVLANDPESIQILLDAGANPMLENEYRFKPEDYSRDTGMRTMMQRHSEKYIAKQKKEEMEERRKFPLEQRIKQRIIGQEGAIATVAGAIRRKENGWYDEEHPLVFLFLGSSGIGKTELAKQVAEYLHKGKKSSFIRIDMSEYQQRHEVAKFIGSPPGYVGHDDGGQLTKKLRECPNAVVLFDEVEKAHPDVLTILLQLFDEGRLTDGKGKTIECKDAIFIMTSNLASDEIAEYGIQLREEADKISKTRYEGQPEDLEITETITVSRRFKEKIVRPILKSHFQRDEFLGRINEIVYFLPFSRSELLKLVRMELEKWVKQAREKHSIEMKWDPMVLDVLADGYNVYYGARSIKHEVERRLVNQLALAYESGLVTPGCTVYIYTDIPSTEEEKAKLQDSPAPIKIRVRSKDADSFTEVDPNSALKAQDKEK